Proteins encoded by one window of Bactrocera oleae isolate idBacOlea1 chromosome 4, idBacOlea1, whole genome shotgun sequence:
- the a gene encoding serine-rich adhesin for platelets isoform X1 — MRLFKTRKSIDTFGSANTNTTSIHTSYQQHYNNGTQSATPTPIATTCAVKFSKTIAGSTSISSSLPDLHDSPVMILSCTNLSASHTPTPRTPTSVSVLSASNSGASIQTHSPAAGGGAGGSYTHNYSSLNSSGRQTPSALSVASLNDAALQRLHHHHQQQQQQQHHSTTHLFQNGSGGVAVSGGGGGGGSKCKSNTLLVNYGGSSNNIATAQHYYQKLGQQTLGQQRNSSSSSSCIYEKSRNASCHNISLMPNGDKGGGSGGGAGSGGVTPMKSCNGSTISLLASNGHLPNYQLVTAMPVVILDDEKKTTSNGETTTANATTTSTTSATTTTTVTASMTANSATRNVFTWGKRMGRKLDILKRSDTTNTHKSHTDLRSLFHTSTHNNNNNNNNDNAKDNYQTHTLKKCKSGPIETIKQQQKNQQQKKEQREQQNSLHEQQLQNGEAHNKNQQKQEKAKEHSSHTSSTQSNTPAQSNAQQRSQKAIKNFFHRIGSTGMLNHKSHNLIKAAEPSGATGSNLYRSSSTSQLTSSSYIKCDDPTEGLNLANNRQSKLQKGITNVVTNLKSSSCDDIAKVGTCTSPNGDDASLSAQSQPTTGQGGAAGQESTNRRGAFPYAFLRSRLSVLPEENGGSVMKQPSLSSLHTMDTGGLQELHHAAVQYMQAGQQRSPTRQHRNSTSMLPSDVTTLADGTLDSISLASTSPNHQQKVIYRNGALIKRYSSDDSAISNCSPQQTTAAVGASACNGVYVNGEVIVSRNNSLSSKDWEPLYQRLSSCLSSNESGYDSDGGGGGGGVSGGVANNSNVGSNESTCGSVIYLGNTTNTQLLGNNLGISSGDTESIASGTLKRNSLISLTSSESGVGCGGLRSSSICSTTSGSVSLGGYNYDYETETIRRRFRQIKLERKCQEDCIGLVLSPKTVMTSTNEQQYRYLIVEIDPYGMAQKDGRLRIGDEIVNVNGKHLRGVQSFADVQRLLSTFVNNCIDLVIAHDEVATVTDFYTKIKIDGSSGQAYNSMLSLHGGNEPAPASAPPTANPQSEYLARARKRLSYTQRTQSTDSINYDLQSLQLALESEDERQKRRPSSQVIDVNASELDVDDDARSLASVTTMHSLSSMPTPMPLMQHRRCSTPRHSMDSTANGGEFAGEHIRRRARSSSGQRNLELTPLYNASAEYTPVYANRASSISLSTHTISDDEKWQLLARKRCSEGAALLRVQQQQQLHQQQSQDELLTDCGRVAGNRSASLTYGASAPLAAGAFLDTVDGAGGQSQQQAPAFPSRTHYTRNSINLSNSHYRSLRFAHSRLSSSRLSLFIQPPSGGATEGGRLTATTTTANNNNSNYQNSKATNSTNNTKTQTTTSTTTPATTTIRATSVATRTPANGAARSDSNTTDDDVRHQRRQQQQLQQQQQQASSDLTNNTNTNANPFHLISYQQHQNLTEQQPHHQQRHHATPSHLYQQHLTVPSSSMPTALTSSSSNSNATTSAKAAATHSLQYHRPSLPAAKLTIRDEEMAEVIRASMSDGASRSTPKIITFFKGHGMKSLGFSIVGGRDSPKGNMGIFVKTVFPSGQAADDGTLQAGDEIVEINGTSVQGMSHAETIRLFKDVREGAIVLKVLRRKLQKAKSMGA, encoded by the exons ATGCGCCTCTTCAAGACACGCAAGTCCATCGACACATTTGGCAGCGCTAACACCAACACTACCAGCATTCATACATCATATCAGCAGCATTATAATAACGGCACACAAAGCGCCACACCCACACCGATCGCCACAACATGCGCCGTCAAATTCAGCAAAACCATCGCCGGCAGCACATCCATTTCATCCTCACTACCCGATCTGCATGATTCGCCCGTTATGATACTAAGCTGTACCAATCTGAGCGCTAGCCATACGCCCACACCGCGCACACCCACCAGCGTCAGCGTGCTTAGTGCCAGTAATAGTGGCGCCTCCATACAAACGCATTCACCGGCCGCAGGTGGTGGCGCGGGTGGCAGCTACACACACAACTACAGCAGTCTCAATAGCAGCGGACGTCAAACACCGTCAGCGCTGTCGGTGGCTTCATTAAATGATGCTGCGCTGCAGCGATTGCATCACCAtcatcaacagcagcaacaacagcaacaccataGCACCACACACTTATTTCAAAATGGCAGTGGTGGCGTTGCTGTTAGCGGCGGTGGAGGTGGAGGCGGCAGCAAGTGCAAAAGTAACACTTTGTTGGTGAATTATGGTGGCAGCAGCAATAATATTGCGACAGCGCAACATTATTACCAAAAACTCGGACAGCAGACTTTGGGGCAACAACGTAACAGCTCGTCATCGAGTAGCTGCATCTACGAGAAAAGCCGAAATGCGAGTTGCCACAATATTTCATTGATGCCAAATGGCGACAAGGGTGGTGGTAGCGGTGGCGGCGCTGGTAGCGGCGGTGTCACACCAATGAAAAGTTGCAATGGTTCAACAATATCGCTGTTGGCGTCAAACG GTCATTTGCCCAACTATCAATTGGTCACCGCAATGCCTGTTGTCATATTGGATGACGAAAAGAAAACCACTTCAAACGGCGAAACGACAACTGCAAATGCAACGACGACCTCAACAACatccgctacaacaacaacaacagtcacAGCGAGCATGACTGCCAATAGCGCAACAAGAAATG TCTTCACGTGGGGCAAGCGCATGGGCCGTAAACTGGATATATTGAAACGTAGCGAcaccacaaacacacataagTCACACACAGACCTGCGTTCGTTGTTTCACACATCTacgcataacaacaacaacaataataacaatgatAATGCTAAGGACAACTATCAAACGCATACGCTGAAGAAATGCAAATCTGGACCCATCGAGACCAtcaaacagcaacaaaagaatcaacaacaaaagaaagagCAAAGAGAACAACAAAACTCGCTGCATGAACAACAATTGCAAAATGGCGAGGCACACAATAagaaccaacaaaaacaagagaaaGCGAAGGAACACAGCAGTCACACCAGTAGCACACAGTCGAACACGCCGGCCCAGTCGAACGCGCAACAACGCTCACAGAAGGCGATCAAGAATTTCTTCCATCGCATCGGATCCACCGGCATGCTTAATCACAAGTCACATAACCTGATTAAAGCCGCCGAACCGAGTGGAGCGACCGGCAGCAATCTATACCGCAGCAGTTCCACTAGTCAGCTGACCAGCTCTTCGTACATTAAATGTGACGATCCCACGGAGGGTCTGAACTTGGCAAACAATCGCCAGAGCAAGCTGCAGAAAGGCATTACAAACGTCGTGACAAATCTGAAATCGAGCAGCTGCGATGACATCGCCAAAGTAGGCACGTGCACCTCGCCGAATGGTGATGACGCATCGCTGAGCGCACAATCGCAGCCCACTACTGGTCAGGGCGGCGCGGCCGGTCAAGAGTCAACAAACCGACGCGGCGCCTTTCCCTACGCATTTCTACGCTCGCGACTCTCTGTTTTACCAGAAGAAAATGGCGGTTCGGTAATGAAGCAACCATCACTCAGCAGTCTACATACAATGGACACCGGCGGCTTGCAAGAGCTGCATCATGCGGCGGTGCAATATATGCAAGCGGGTCAGCAACGCTCACCAACACGACAACATCGGAACTCCACGTCAATGCTACCCAGTGATGTAACGACATTGGCCGATGGCACTTTGGACTCAATATCGCTGGCAAGCACTTCTCCAAATCACCAGCAAAAGGTGATTTATCGGAATGGCGCCCTGATCAAGCGCTACTCATCGGACGACAGTGCGATCAGCAATTGCTCGCCACAGCAGACTACGGCTGCTGTTGGTGCAAGCGCTTGTAACGGTGTGTATGTGAACGGCGAGGTGATAGTGTCGCGCAACAACAGCCTCTCCTCCAAGGACTGGGAACCACTTTACCAAAGATTAAGTAGTTGTCTAAGTTCGAACGAGTCGGGTTACGACAGTGACGGaggtggcggcggcggcggcgttAGCGGTGGTGTTGCAAACAACAGTAATGTTGGAAGCAATGAAAGTACATGTGGTAGTGTTATTTACCTCGGGAATACCACGAACACACAACTGCTGGGCAATAATCTTGGTATCTCCAGTGGAGATACGGAATCTATTGCGTCGGGTACGTTGAAAAGGAATTCGCTGATTTCACTTACCTCCTCCGAAAGTGGCGTCGGTTGTGGCGGTCTACGGAGCAGTAGCATATGCAGCACGACAAGTGGTTCCGTGTCGCTGGGCGGCTACAACTATGACTATGAAACGGAGACCATACGTCGACGATTTCGTCAAATCAAGTTGGAGCGAAAGTGCCAGGAAGACTGCATTGGATTGGTTTTGTCGCCGAAGACTGTGATGACCTCAACAAATGAACAGCAATACCGTTACTTGATAGTCGAAATCGATCCGTATGGCATGGCGCAAAA AGATGGCCGCCTGCGCATTGGTGACGAAATTGTCAATGTGAACGGTAAGCATTTGCGCGGCGTGCAGTCCTTCGCCGACGTGCAGCGTCTGCTGTCGACCTTCGTGAACAACTGTATCGATTTGGTGATTGCGCACGACGAGGTTGCCACTGTCACCGACttttatactaaaataaaaattgacgGCAGCTCCGGACAGGCGTACAACTCAATGCTTTCCTTGCATGGTGGTAACGAACCAGCGCCTGCCTCAGCGCCGCCcacagccaatccacaaagtgAGTATTTGGCACGCGCCCGTAAACGGCTCAGCTATACGCAACGCACTCAGAGCACGGACAGTATAAACTATGATCTGCAAAGTCTACAACTGGCGCTGGAGAGTGAGGATGAACGTCAGAAGCGGCGACCATCATCGCAGGTAATAGACGTCAACGCTAGTGAGCTGGATGTTGACGATGACGCGCGTTCACTGGCTAGTGTAACGACAATGCATTCGCTGAGCTCGATGCCAACGCCAATGCCGCTAATGCAACACAGGCGCTGCTCGACACCGCGTCACTCTATGGACTCAACGGCAAATGGTGGTGAGTTTGCTGGCGAACACATAAGGCGTCGCGCGCGTTCCTCGTCGGGGCAACGCAATCTCGAGCTGACGCCGCTGTACAATGCAAGCGCTGAGTATACGCCGGTGTATGCGAATCGCGCGTCCAGCATATCGCTATCCACGCACACAATCAGTGACGATGAAAAGTGGCAGCTGTTGGCGCGCAAACGTTGCTCTGAGGGCGCGGCATTGCTGCGCgttcagcagcaacagcaactccACCAACAGCAGTCGCAGGACGAGCTGCTGACAGATTGTGGACGCGTCGCGGGCAATCGTAGTGCGTCGCTGACTTATGGAGCGTCGGCGCCACTGGCTGCTGGTGCATTTTTGGATACTGTCGATGGTGCGGGCGGCCAGTCACAACAACAGGCGCCGGCGTTTCCGTCGCGCACGCACTACACGCGCAACTCCATCAACCTGTCCAATTCGCATTATCGTTCACTACGCTTCGCGCATTCGCGTCTCAGCTCCTCGCGCTTGAGTTTATTCATACAGCCGCCTTCCGGTGGTGCCACCGAGGGCGGTAgactaacagcaacaacaacaaccgctaataacaataacagtaatTACCAAAACTCCAAAGCCACTAATAGTACAAATAATActaaaacacaaacaacaacaagtaccactacaccagcaacaacaacaataagggCGACGTCAGTGGCCACCAGAACGCCTGCAAATGGCGCTGCTAGGTCTGATAGTAACACCACTGACGATGATGTGCGCCATCAGCGTagacaacagcaacagctacagcagcaacaacaacaagcgtcgTCTGATCTCACTAATAACACTAATACAAATGCTAATCCTTTTCACCTCATATCTTACCAACAACACCAAAACTTAACcgaacaacaaccacaccaccAGCAGCGACATCACGCAACGCCTTCCCATTTATATCAGCAACATTTAACCGTACCATCATCTTCTATGCCCACAGCATTAACCAGTTCGAGTTCGAATTCGAATGCAACAACAAGTGCTAAAGCTGCGGCAACACATTCATTGCAATATCATCGCCCTTCATTGCCCGCGGCGAAACTAACAATCCGCGACGAAGAAATGGCCGAAGTTATTCGCGCTTCGATGAGCGACG GCGCCAGCCGCTCAACGCCAAAAATCATAACTTTCTTCAAGGGACACGGCATGAAATCGCTGGGATTCAGCATTGTGGGCGGACGTGACTCGCCAAAAGGCAATATGGGTATTTTCGTAAAGACTGTATTCCCTTCGGGGCAAGCGGCGGATGATGGCACCCTGCAGGCGG GCGATGAAATAGTCGAAATTAATGGCACCTCGGTGCAGGGCATGAGCCACGCGGAAACCATACGCCTGTTCAAGGACGTGCGTGAGGGTGCAATAGTGCTAAAGGTGTTGAGAAGGAA GTTACAAAAGGCCAAATCAATGGGCGCTTAG
- the a gene encoding serine-rich adhesin for platelets isoform X2: MRLFKTRKSIDTFGSANTNTTSIHTSYQQHYNNGTQSATPTPIATTCAVKFSKTIAGSTSISSSLPDLHDSPVMILSCTNLSASHTPTPRTPTSVSVLSASNSGASIQTHSPAAGGGAGGSYTHNYSSLNSSGRQTPSALSVASLNDAALQRLHHHHQQQQQQQHHSTTHLFQNGSGGVAVSGGGGGGGSKCKSNTLLVNYGGSSNNIATAQHYYQKLGQQTLGQQRNSSSSSSCIYEKSRNASCHNISLMPNGDKGGGSGGGAGSGGVTPMKSCNGSTISLLASNGHLPNYQLVTAMPVVILDDEKKTTSNGETTTANATTTSTTSATTTTTVTASMTANSATRNVFTWGKRMGRKLDILKRSDTTNTHKSHTDLRSLFHTSTHNNNNNNNNDNAKDNYQTHTLKKCKSGPIETIKQQQKNQQQKKEQREQQNSLHEQQLQNGEAHNKNQQKQEKAKEHSSHTSSTQSNTPAQSNAQQRSQKAIKNFFHRIGSTGMLNHKSHNLIKAAEPSGATGSNLYRSSSTSQLTSSSYIKCDDPTEGLNLANNRQSKLQKGITNVVTNLKSSSCDDIAKVGTCTSPNGDDASLSAQSQPTTGQGGAAGQESTNRRGAFPYAFLRSRLSVLPEENGGSVMKQPSLSSLHTMDTGGLQELHHAAVQYMQAGQQRSPTRQHRNSTSMLPSDVTTLADGTLDSISLASTSPNHQQKVIYRNGALIKRYSSDDSAISNCSPQQTTAAVGASACNGVYVNGEVIVSRNNSLSSKDWEPLYQRLSSCLSSNESGYDSDGGGGGGGVSGGVANNSNVGSNESTCGSVIYLGNTTNTQLLGNNLGISSGDTESIASGTLKRNSLISLTSSESGVGCGGLRSSSICSTTSGSVSLGGYNYDYETETIRRRFRQIKLERKCQEDCIGLVLSPKTVMTSTNEQQYRYLIVEIDPYGMAQKDGRLRIGDEIVNVNGKHLRGVQSFADVQRLLSTFVNNCIDLVIAHDEVATVTDFYTKIKIDGSSGQAYNSMLSLHGGNEPAPASAPPTANPQSEYLARARKRLSYTQRTQSTDSINYDLQSLQLALESEDERQKRRPSSQVIDVNASELDVDDDARSLASVTTMHSLSSMPTPMPLMQHRRCSTPRHSMDSTANGGASRSTPKIITFFKGHGMKSLGFSIVGGRDSPKGNMGIFVKTVFPSGQAADDGTLQAGDEIVEINGTSVQGMSHAETIRLFKDVREGAIVLKVLRRKLQKAKSMGA, encoded by the exons ATGCGCCTCTTCAAGACACGCAAGTCCATCGACACATTTGGCAGCGCTAACACCAACACTACCAGCATTCATACATCATATCAGCAGCATTATAATAACGGCACACAAAGCGCCACACCCACACCGATCGCCACAACATGCGCCGTCAAATTCAGCAAAACCATCGCCGGCAGCACATCCATTTCATCCTCACTACCCGATCTGCATGATTCGCCCGTTATGATACTAAGCTGTACCAATCTGAGCGCTAGCCATACGCCCACACCGCGCACACCCACCAGCGTCAGCGTGCTTAGTGCCAGTAATAGTGGCGCCTCCATACAAACGCATTCACCGGCCGCAGGTGGTGGCGCGGGTGGCAGCTACACACACAACTACAGCAGTCTCAATAGCAGCGGACGTCAAACACCGTCAGCGCTGTCGGTGGCTTCATTAAATGATGCTGCGCTGCAGCGATTGCATCACCAtcatcaacagcagcaacaacagcaacaccataGCACCACACACTTATTTCAAAATGGCAGTGGTGGCGTTGCTGTTAGCGGCGGTGGAGGTGGAGGCGGCAGCAAGTGCAAAAGTAACACTTTGTTGGTGAATTATGGTGGCAGCAGCAATAATATTGCGACAGCGCAACATTATTACCAAAAACTCGGACAGCAGACTTTGGGGCAACAACGTAACAGCTCGTCATCGAGTAGCTGCATCTACGAGAAAAGCCGAAATGCGAGTTGCCACAATATTTCATTGATGCCAAATGGCGACAAGGGTGGTGGTAGCGGTGGCGGCGCTGGTAGCGGCGGTGTCACACCAATGAAAAGTTGCAATGGTTCAACAATATCGCTGTTGGCGTCAAACG GTCATTTGCCCAACTATCAATTGGTCACCGCAATGCCTGTTGTCATATTGGATGACGAAAAGAAAACCACTTCAAACGGCGAAACGACAACTGCAAATGCAACGACGACCTCAACAACatccgctacaacaacaacaacagtcacAGCGAGCATGACTGCCAATAGCGCAACAAGAAATG TCTTCACGTGGGGCAAGCGCATGGGCCGTAAACTGGATATATTGAAACGTAGCGAcaccacaaacacacataagTCACACACAGACCTGCGTTCGTTGTTTCACACATCTacgcataacaacaacaacaataataacaatgatAATGCTAAGGACAACTATCAAACGCATACGCTGAAGAAATGCAAATCTGGACCCATCGAGACCAtcaaacagcaacaaaagaatcaacaacaaaagaaagagCAAAGAGAACAACAAAACTCGCTGCATGAACAACAATTGCAAAATGGCGAGGCACACAATAagaaccaacaaaaacaagagaaaGCGAAGGAACACAGCAGTCACACCAGTAGCACACAGTCGAACACGCCGGCCCAGTCGAACGCGCAACAACGCTCACAGAAGGCGATCAAGAATTTCTTCCATCGCATCGGATCCACCGGCATGCTTAATCACAAGTCACATAACCTGATTAAAGCCGCCGAACCGAGTGGAGCGACCGGCAGCAATCTATACCGCAGCAGTTCCACTAGTCAGCTGACCAGCTCTTCGTACATTAAATGTGACGATCCCACGGAGGGTCTGAACTTGGCAAACAATCGCCAGAGCAAGCTGCAGAAAGGCATTACAAACGTCGTGACAAATCTGAAATCGAGCAGCTGCGATGACATCGCCAAAGTAGGCACGTGCACCTCGCCGAATGGTGATGACGCATCGCTGAGCGCACAATCGCAGCCCACTACTGGTCAGGGCGGCGCGGCCGGTCAAGAGTCAACAAACCGACGCGGCGCCTTTCCCTACGCATTTCTACGCTCGCGACTCTCTGTTTTACCAGAAGAAAATGGCGGTTCGGTAATGAAGCAACCATCACTCAGCAGTCTACATACAATGGACACCGGCGGCTTGCAAGAGCTGCATCATGCGGCGGTGCAATATATGCAAGCGGGTCAGCAACGCTCACCAACACGACAACATCGGAACTCCACGTCAATGCTACCCAGTGATGTAACGACATTGGCCGATGGCACTTTGGACTCAATATCGCTGGCAAGCACTTCTCCAAATCACCAGCAAAAGGTGATTTATCGGAATGGCGCCCTGATCAAGCGCTACTCATCGGACGACAGTGCGATCAGCAATTGCTCGCCACAGCAGACTACGGCTGCTGTTGGTGCAAGCGCTTGTAACGGTGTGTATGTGAACGGCGAGGTGATAGTGTCGCGCAACAACAGCCTCTCCTCCAAGGACTGGGAACCACTTTACCAAAGATTAAGTAGTTGTCTAAGTTCGAACGAGTCGGGTTACGACAGTGACGGaggtggcggcggcggcggcgttAGCGGTGGTGTTGCAAACAACAGTAATGTTGGAAGCAATGAAAGTACATGTGGTAGTGTTATTTACCTCGGGAATACCACGAACACACAACTGCTGGGCAATAATCTTGGTATCTCCAGTGGAGATACGGAATCTATTGCGTCGGGTACGTTGAAAAGGAATTCGCTGATTTCACTTACCTCCTCCGAAAGTGGCGTCGGTTGTGGCGGTCTACGGAGCAGTAGCATATGCAGCACGACAAGTGGTTCCGTGTCGCTGGGCGGCTACAACTATGACTATGAAACGGAGACCATACGTCGACGATTTCGTCAAATCAAGTTGGAGCGAAAGTGCCAGGAAGACTGCATTGGATTGGTTTTGTCGCCGAAGACTGTGATGACCTCAACAAATGAACAGCAATACCGTTACTTGATAGTCGAAATCGATCCGTATGGCATGGCGCAAAA AGATGGCCGCCTGCGCATTGGTGACGAAATTGTCAATGTGAACGGTAAGCATTTGCGCGGCGTGCAGTCCTTCGCCGACGTGCAGCGTCTGCTGTCGACCTTCGTGAACAACTGTATCGATTTGGTGATTGCGCACGACGAGGTTGCCACTGTCACCGACttttatactaaaataaaaattgacgGCAGCTCCGGACAGGCGTACAACTCAATGCTTTCCTTGCATGGTGGTAACGAACCAGCGCCTGCCTCAGCGCCGCCcacagccaatccacaaagtgAGTATTTGGCACGCGCCCGTAAACGGCTCAGCTATACGCAACGCACTCAGAGCACGGACAGTATAAACTATGATCTGCAAAGTCTACAACTGGCGCTGGAGAGTGAGGATGAACGTCAGAAGCGGCGACCATCATCGCAGGTAATAGACGTCAACGCTAGTGAGCTGGATGTTGACGATGACGCGCGTTCACTGGCTAGTGTAACGACAATGCATTCGCTGAGCTCGATGCCAACGCCAATGCCGCTAATGCAACACAGGCGCTGCTCGACACCGCGTCACTCTATGGACTCAACGGCAAATGGTG GCGCCAGCCGCTCAACGCCAAAAATCATAACTTTCTTCAAGGGACACGGCATGAAATCGCTGGGATTCAGCATTGTGGGCGGACGTGACTCGCCAAAAGGCAATATGGGTATTTTCGTAAAGACTGTATTCCCTTCGGGGCAAGCGGCGGATGATGGCACCCTGCAGGCGG GCGATGAAATAGTCGAAATTAATGGCACCTCGGTGCAGGGCATGAGCCACGCGGAAACCATACGCCTGTTCAAGGACGTGCGTGAGGGTGCAATAGTGCTAAAGGTGTTGAGAAGGAA GTTACAAAAGGCCAAATCAATGGGCGCTTAG